In Nitrospiria bacterium, a genomic segment contains:
- a CDS encoding TonB-dependent receptor plug domain-containing protein: MRFKIILIAHISSLFFYSIPKGFAETRLPEEIPTLYLDPIIITGSNLPSPKSKADLSLTVISEERIEAEQEVSATELLRHVPGLHIDQPGGRGGVGSVYIRGGDPNYTLVLIDGIRVNDPTNSRGGSFDFSSLNQDGIERIEVVRGGFSPIYGSDAMAGVVHMLTRRGSGKPTMGLEVSGGLYETYRLGVQAQGAYRFFDYSLSGSVHDSGKAVPGDRLFNETYHSKFGFRPEKWNIQTVFRFQSSEMESYPNDSGGDRFSVIRTLEFRESEAFSMGTDASYPIFNKWNARIHFDYLDRDETIDSPGVAPGIRDPFGIPQNFSDNRFQRMTLRQDNVVEVREDFQFTLGVEGQLEEGEHRGHLLVGNTIVPTQFRLESILLAPFIEFQMNPRKEVFLTASARWDVPEDFKSQISHRFGFSYSLPVVR, from the coding sequence ATGCGGTTCAAGATTATTCTTATTGCTCATATTTCCTCTTTGTTTTTTTATTCTATCCCAAAGGGTTTTGCGGAAACCCGCCTGCCTGAAGAAATTCCGACACTCTATTTGGATCCGATTATCATCACGGGTTCGAACCTTCCGTCCCCAAAATCGAAAGCCGATCTGAGTTTGACCGTGATCTCTGAAGAACGGATAGAGGCGGAACAGGAAGTGAGTGCCACGGAACTCCTGAGGCATGTTCCCGGTCTGCATATCGATCAGCCGGGAGGGAGGGGAGGGGTCGGATCCGTTTATATTCGGGGGGGAGATCCGAATTATACGCTCGTCCTGATCGACGGGATTCGGGTGAATGACCCCACCAATTCCCGAGGCGGGTCTTTTGATTTCTCGTCCCTCAATCAGGACGGGATCGAACGGATCGAGGTGGTCCGCGGTGGATTTTCCCCTATCTATGGGTCCGATGCCATGGCGGGCGTGGTTCACATGTTGACCCGAAGGGGGAGCGGAAAACCCACGATGGGATTAGAGGTTTCTGGAGGACTGTATGAAACCTATCGGTTGGGGGTCCAGGCACAAGGCGCCTATCGCTTTTTCGACTACTCCCTGAGCGGTTCCGTCCATGACAGCGGGAAGGCCGTTCCCGGAGACCGCCTGTTCAATGAAACCTATCATTCCAAGTTCGGTTTCAGACCTGAGAAATGGAATATTCAAACCGTTTTTCGATTTCAATCCAGTGAGATGGAGTCTTATCCGAATGATAGTGGCGGAGACCGGTTTTCGGTGATCAGAACACTTGAATTTCGTGAGTCTGAAGCGTTTTCCATGGGGACGGATGCCTCCTATCCGATTTTTAATAAGTGGAACGCCCGTATTCATTTCGATTATTTGGACCGGGACGAAACAATCGACTCTCCAGGAGTCGCGCCGGGAATACGGGACCCTTTTGGAATACCCCAAAATTTTTCAGACAATCGGTTTCAACGGATGACGCTGAGACAGGACAATGTCGTAGAAGTGAGAGAGGACTTTCAGTTTACCCTCGGTGTGGAAGGGCAATTGGAAGAAGGGGAACACCGGGGTCATCTCCTTGTGGGGAATACCATTGTTCCAACACAATTTCGGTTAGAGAGTATCCTTCTGGCCCCATTTATTGAGTTTCAGATGAACCCCCGAAAAGAGGTTTTTTTGACCGCCAGTGCCAGGTGGGATGTCCCTGAGGATTTTAAATCCCAAATCAGTCACCGGTTTGGATTTTCTTATTCACTTCCCGTGGTTCGG